Within Haematobia irritans isolate KBUSLIRL chromosome 2, ASM5000362v1, whole genome shotgun sequence, the genomic segment ATACGCCTTCGTTTGAGATAGGGAAAGAGACTATTGTATtcttcaaaatgattttgattgaGTTACAactttttgttggtttttcgTCGCGAACCTCTTTTGTTGTTCGATAACAAAGTCGTTCTCCATAAGAAATGTATGTGATATCGCCTACCGACATTCGCCATGGATGTGTTGACACACTATAAAATCAAAGCCGGCGTGTTAAAATGAAAACGTGTACAAAAATGTGGCAACACGATTCtccatatatttttcatatacgCTTCGGTGTCTTTGAGGACGCGTCCTCGAAGTAAACGGAAAATGTAGAAATTGTCGCGAAAGAATGCGTTGTATGTAAAATGGGATATATATCATAATTGTGGGGTCAAAAATTGGGGAAATTAGTTTAAATGTAATATTATAGAGGTAATTAACCCAACCACagcgaaaaaaatatgttttttttaggaCCCCAAATAATGCGCAGggagtaaatatatatatatatatatatatatatatatatatatatatatatatatatatatatatatatatatatatatatatatatatatatatatatatatatatatatatatatatatatatatatatatatatatatatatatatatatatatatatatatatatatatatatatatatatatatatatatatatatatatatatatatatatatatatatatatatatttaaaagcaaaaacaatgATTCGTCACGTTGCACTCATTATAAgatatttaataaattgttgttattaattaAGATAAAGTAAACCGTAAACACACTCACACATTGTACAACCCGTCTGGCGCATATCATTAATAATTTCTATTGTAtacatttaacatttttgtatttatgcTACTAACtattgtttttaaacaaattgcATTTATGGTAGAAACAAGCCTACATTCCACAAGGTAGCGATGTGGAATCCGTCAACTATACTCAACCACCAACATTTAGTTGCATTAAAAATGGTCTTACGATTCTACTTATTTTGGTTACCATAATGCTTGGTGTATTTGGTGGCTATATTATTTACCGTTCCTTTGGCAATTCGGATAATCCAACAAAATTCCATTATCGCACTTTCTGTGATGTACCATATGAGTTAAATGGTGGCAACATGACAGTGCCTCGTTTCTATCCTCAACCTGATGAATtggatttaaatttcaattggttATTGCCACGTCTTACTGGACGCAAAACATTCCCCGAAACTGATGATCAATTTTTCCGCGAAGAGATTGAAATGGATATGAGTGATGATGAGAGCTATACTAAGATTAATGTACCAGATTTTAAAGATGGACGCCACGGACGTTTTATGCATGATTTTAAGGAAAATCAATCGGCCATCATTGATACAACTGCCAACCGTTGTTTCATTATGCCTTTGGACCGTAGCACCACATTGCCACCAAAGAGTTTCGTTGATTTAATGGAGAAAATGGGTTCGGGTTACTACAATATCGATACTGACCGGGTACGCCGTAACATGAGAGTTGTTACACCACCGATCACCGATTTGACTTTGATTTCGGAACGCATTGCCAACGAATGTTATGACATGAAAGTATACATGTTGGAAAGTTATGTATCTGGAGGTAAGTTGTGTATTTGTTGtagtatttcaaataaattctaatattttcttttccCTCAAAAGTTTTCAAACGTGAAGCTAAGCCCATTTCATCAAATGGTAAATTTGCTGAATATTCGGGCAAGGGCATTGTGGAATTTGATCTTGTTAATATTGCCGATATTGAAGAGTACGAAAGACAACATCCGAAATAAGATCATCAATAAGAGTAGTGTAATCACAATACAATAGACATTGTATCGTCGAAACAAACAATacacaattttaattatttgtaatttaaattaaaacaacaaaaaaactaagCTGCTCGTGTCCAAAACGAGGTCTATTTTTTTAGTAGTTTGTAGATTTCTTGAATGTAATTATATCAGATTGTTATTGGATACCACTGCCGTTcagaaatgttgcaaaaaaaaaaaaacaacaaccgaAATTTTTGCCTATAAAACGAATTTCTAAAGCATTTCTGAAATGGGGTTTCTCTTTTAACATAATTGGaatcatatttttctttttttggactTCTATTTGAtgcttaattatttttatttttcaaacagTGGGTGCAAGCAAATAAATGTTTACAACAAGAATTAAgggtaaaatatatatttttaaatatagatAAATTGTTCTAAAACAAATGCTTTTTTATTAGACTcaataaaaaacgaaaacaagatTTGCATGCCTTTCCCCAAACCCACATTCCTAGCagagacaaaaacaaaaaaatcttcctGACGGCACACAAATCAATCTAAAATTAAACGAACATCCGCCAATGTTTTATTACTACACTAGTACCTTTACAAAAAAGTAAATACTTATTGTCTTGCTATCAGTAATTGTTTACAAttcgattttatatatatttttatgtatcTAAATCGTactttatatttcaattttattaggtaattttatttgtttaattttgagtttttttctactattagtttttttttccttcgttGTTTTAAAATATCCATAAAACATAATTGAACTTCAATCAATATTAGCATACCAAATAGAAATTCTGAAGAATATCTGCTGTATTACTGCTCTTACGTAAAATAAACGaattattatcaaaaattattaaatgttataaaaaaacaacaaggacAATTTATCAAATGTGTATAATGTTATAAAAGGACATAGATTATAAGaatcttaataaaatataaacaaatataatggCTCTTCTACTTATTTTCATCAGATGAATATTAAGATAATCAATAACCTAATAGTTTCTTTATTTAtagattatataaaattttctttaaaccaTGTCGTAATTGGTAAATTTTGTTGCTTTATTTTTCTCCAAACCCTATATATGTAAATCCAGTAAAAGTTTTGCAATTCCAAACAATTATACACTGCGGAGAAATCTGCCAAAACTTCCAAATTATATCTGAAGAAGGAAAACAGTAGCTATTTCCTTAAACACCATGTACTCGTCAATCGATAACTACATCTCCAGTAATTTGtattaggaaaaattttaatgcatGGCAAAAATATTGCAGTTACCTTCGTTTTTTACAGTGAaaatctagcgaaattttttgctaagtgtaatttttccaggatacttctttttataccctccaccataggatgggggtatattaactttgtcattccgtttgtaacacatcgaaatattgctctaagaccccataaagtatatattctgggtcgtggtgaaattctgagtcgatctgagcatgtccgtccgtctgttgaaatcacgctaacttccgaacgaaacaagctatcgacttgaaacttggcacaagtagttgttattgatgtaggtcagttgTATCAATGatggcaaatgggtcatatcggtcaacttttacgtatagccctcatataaacggacccccaaatttggcttgcggatccgaacgaaacaagctatcgatttggcacaagtagttgttattgatgtaggtcagttgTATCAATGatggcaaatgggccatatcggccgatccggctgaaatttggtgcatggtgctagtatatggtctctaacaaccatgcaaaaattggttcatatcggtccataattatatatagcccccatataaaccgatctccagatttggcttgcggatcctctaagagaagcaaatttcatcggatccggctgtaatttggtatatggtgtcagcatatgaacaaccatgcacaaattggtacacatcgatacataattataaagggtgatttgttaagagcttgataactttaaaaaaaaaaaaaaacgcataaaatttgcaaaatctcatcggttctttatttgaaacgttagattggtccatgacatttactttttgaagataatttcatttaaatgttgaccgcggctgcgtcttaggtggtccattcggaaagtccaattttgggcaactttttcgagcatttcggccggaatagcccgaatttcttcggaaatgttgtcttccaaagctggaatagttgctggcttatttctgtagactttagacttgacgtagccccacaaaaaatagtctaaaggcgtcaaatcgcatgatcttggtggccaacttaccggtccatttcttgagatgaattgttctccgaag encodes:
- the LOC142226865 gene encoding uncharacterized protein LOC142226865 produces the protein MTILPKPTLDKKGNFKLPLPLLGSFGKDHMEKSLLGKQAYIPQGSDVESVNYTQPPTFSCIKNGLTILLILVTIMLGVFGGYIIYRSFGNSDNPTKFHYRTFCDVPYELNGGNMTVPRFYPQPDELDLNFNWLLPRLTGRKTFPETDDQFFREEIEMDMSDDESYTKINVPDFKDGRHGRFMHDFKENQSAIIDTTANRCFIMPLDRSTTLPPKSFVDLMEKMGSGYYNIDTDRVRRNMRVVTPPITDLTLISERIANECYDMKVYMLESYVSGVFKREAKPISSNGKFAEYSGKGIVEFDLVNIADIEEYERQHPK